In Elstera cyanobacteriorum, the genomic stretch GCCGACGGCGGCCAGCATCCGCCGCACCTGATGGTAGCGCCCTTCGGTCAGGCGGACCTCCACCTGTTTGCCATCGTCCGAAACCGCGCGCAGCCCGGCGGGTTTGCACGGGGTTTTTTCGCCCTGAAGCGTCAGGGTGCCGCTCGCGAAAATGGCGGCCTCATCCCCGCGCAGCGGGCGGGCGAGGGTGGCTTGATAGAGTTTTTCCACCTTGCGTTTGGGCGAGATGATCTTATGCAGCAACTGCCCGTCGTCGGTCATCAGCACCAGGCCGGAGGTGTCCTTATCCAGCCGCCCCGCGACCGACAGCACCGGGTCGCGGCGGCGGAAGCGGGCGGGCAGCAGATCATAGACCAGCCGCCCCGGGTCTTCCGTCGAACAAACGAAGCCGACCGGCTTATGCAGGATCAGCGTCAGCGGCGCCGGGTCCAGCGGTTCGCCATCGGCTTTCAGGCGGGCAGGTTCGATGCGCGGATCATCTTCTAGCACCGTGCCGTCGGTCAGCGACAGGCGGCCATCGGCGATCCAGCCTTCGGCTTCCCGGCGCGAGGCGCAGTAGCCCAAGGCCATCAACCATTGCGAGGCGCGTTTCAGCATCAGCGCACCGCCGTCAGCAGTTTGAAGCCGTCCGCTTCGGCGATTTGCTGCCAGGACGCAAACTCTGCCTCAAGCTCCCGCTCGTAGGGCAGGGTGATATTGGCAACGAGCATCAGCCGCCCGCCCGGCTTTAGCCCGTGGGCGGCGGCGCGGATGAAGGCGCGGCCCAAATCCGGTAGCGCGGCGCGGCCCTGGTGGAACGGCGGGTTCATCACCACCGCGTCCCACTGCGCCACCCCATGCGGCTGGCTGGCATCGGCCCAGCGCACGGCGGCGCGCGGATCGGTGAGATTTTGACGGGCGAGGGCGACGGCGCGCGCGTCCGCCTCGAGAGCATCCAGCCGGGTGATGCCGGGGCAGCGCGCCAGCAGTTCCGCCGACAGATAGCCCCAGCCGCAGCCGAGATCGGCCACCGCGCCCGACAGATCGGCGGGCAGATGGGCGGCGAGCAACTGCGATCCCGCGTCGAGATGATCCCAGGCGAACAGACCCGGCGCGGTAAGCACGGGGGAGCCGTGGGGCAGCAGCGGCAGCGGGCGCGGTTGGGCGGCGGCGATCCAGGCGGCGGCGAGGCCGGTTTTGAAATCGGCCCCTTTTTGCGCCCAAAGCACGCGGCATTTATGCTTCGACAGCACGCCGACCGAGCCGAAGAGATCGGCAAGATCGCCCTGCGCCCGCGCGGCGCCGCCCGTATTGGCGACGGCGACGGCAAGCATCCCCCCTTCGGCCAAAGTTTCCGCCATCAGGGCCAAATCGCCCAGCGCGCGCTCGCGCTGTTTGCCGGGTATCAGCAGGGCGAGGCGCGGGGCCGCGCCATAATCGCGGGTCAGCCGGTCGCGCAAGGGCTCGGAGGCAGCGGGCACCGGCTCCACCGTCCAGCCGCGCGCCGCCAGCCGGTCGGCCTGGGGTTCGAAATCTTCCAGCAGCAACGCGCGCGTCTGCGGCAAATCCTCCAGCGGGGCGCCAGGAATCAGCCCCTGCGCCAGGATCGGGCCGGTTT encodes the following:
- a CDS encoding class I SAM-dependent methyltransferase, whose translation is MTESEQAALAVALDRGLIALPETGPILAQGLIPGAPLEDLPQTRALLLEDFEPQADRLAARGWTVEPVPAASEPLRDRLTRDYGAAPRLALLIPGKQRERALGDLALMAETLAEGGMLAVAVANTGGAARAQGDLADLFGSVGVLSKHKCRVLWAQKGADFKTGLAAAWIAAAQPRPLPLLPHGSPVLTAPGLFAWDHLDAGSQLLAAHLPADLSGAVADLGCGWGYLSAELLARCPGITRLDALEADARAVALARQNLTDPRAAVRWADASQPHGVAQWDAVVMNPPFHQGRAALPDLGRAFIRAAAHGLKPGGRLMLVANITLPYERELEAEFASWQQIAEADGFKLLTAVR
- a CDS encoding pseudouridine synthase, producing MLKRASQWLMALGYCASRREAEGWIADGRLSLTDGTVLEDDPRIEPARLKADGEPLDPAPLTLILHKPVGFVCSTEDPGRLVYDLLPARFRRRDPVLSVAGRLDKDTSGLVLMTDDGQLLHKIISPKRKVEKLYQATLARPLRGDEAAIFASGTLTLQGEKTPCKPAGLRAVSDDGKQVEVRLTEGRYHQVRRMLAAVGNHVETLHRAQIGGLDLGQLGPGDWRALTEADLKAIFAEQVSKE